In Papaver somniferum chloroplast, complete genome, the genomic window TATGGATACTTTTTTCGATGTCAGGGACATTCGGAGTTTGATCTCTGATGACATCTTTTTAGTTAGGGATCGTAATGGTAACAGTTATTCGATATATTTTAATATTGAAAATTTTATTTTCGAGATTGACAACGATCGCTCTTTTATGAATGAACTAGAAAGTTCCTTTTATAGTTATCTGAATAATGGTTCTCAAAGCGACAATCACTACTACGATCGTTATATGTATGATACTCAATATAGTTGGAATAATCACATTTTTAATTGCATTGATAGTTATCTTCGTTCTGAAATCAGTATTGATAATTACATTTCAGGCGATAGTTACAATTACAGCGACAGTTACATGTATAGTTACATTTGTAATGAAAGTGTAAATAGTAGTGACAACGAGAGTTCCAGTATACGAATTAGCACAAATAGAAGTGATTTCAATATGAGAAGAAGATATAATGATCTCGATATAAATAAAAAATACAGACATTTGTGGGTTCAATGCGAGAGTTGTTATGGGTTAAATTATAAGAAATTTTTTAAGTCAAAACTCAATGTTTGTGAACAATGCGGATATCATTTGAAAATGAGCAGTTCAGATAGAATCGAGCTTTCGGTTGATCCGGGCACTTGGGATCCTATGAATGAAGACATGGTTTCTATGGACCCCATTGAATTTCATTCAGAAGAGGAACCTTATAAAGATCGTATCGATTCTTATCAAAGAAAAACAGGGTTAACCGAGGCTATTCAAACAGGCATAGGTCAACTAAATGGTATTCCCATAGCTATTGGGGTTATGGATTTTCAGTTCATGGGGGGCAGTATGGGATCCGTAGTAGGCGAGAAAATTACCCGTTTGATCGAGCATGCGACTCGTAAAGCTCTACCTCTTATTATAGTTTGTGCTTCGGGAGGAGCGCGCATGCAAGAAGGAAGTTTGAGCTTGATGCAAATGGCTAAAATATCTTCCGCTTCATATAATTATCAATCAAATAAAAAGTTATTCTATGTATCAATCCTTACATCTCCTACAACCGGTGGGGTGACTGCAAGTTTTGGTATGTTGGGAGATATCATTATTGCCGAGCCTAATGCCTACATTGCATTTGCGGGTAAAAGAGTAATTGAACAAACATTGAATAAGACAGTACCTGATGGTTCCCAGGCGGCTGAGTATTTATTCCACAAGGGCTTATTGGACTCAATCGTACCACGTAATCCTTTAAAAAGTGTTCTGGGTGAGTTATTTCAGCTTCACGGTTTCTTTCCCTTAAATCAAAATTCAATCAAGTAGAGCATTCAATTCAGTTATTTTATTTGCGGCAAAGAAGTTTTTTAGTTATTGGTAAAGAAAAAAAGAAGAGTTCGTTTTCATTACGGGCATAAGATCTATTTATATTGTAAAAAGAATCAGAAGTTTCGGATACTTACTTTTTCTTTTTTCCTCCAGATATGTATTTTATACCTATAATTGGTGCTATATTACTGATTAGTAATCAGGAAGTTTCGATCAACAGGATAAAAGAATACATTCTTCTTTTGTTTTAGCAAAATTTTATGAAGAAAAAGAATTTCATCTTATCCTCTTACGTATTATAGATATAGAAAAATTCAAATCTATAAAATAATAGAATAGAAATCGTGCATATTTCAATATTTCCCGTGAGAACTCATATTTAGTTCTACATTCCTTGCACTTATTATTCTATACTTATAATAAATAGATATATTTATCATAAGATATCTTTATAACAGGTACAAATTTTAAATCGAGGTATCCATTCTATGACAACTTTTGATTTACCCTCTATTTTTGTGCCTTTAGTGGGCCTAGTTTTCCCGGCAATTGCAATGGCTTCTTTATTTCTTCATGTTCAAAAAAATAAGATTGTCTAGATTCCTATGAAGCAGACGCTTTTATATTTAACCAATTTGATGAATTATTTCTAATGGTTCACATCATAATAGTGCTAGTTGATGAGAGTTACTTCGGGAACAAAAAAGTAAAGTAAAATTCATTTGGGTTATTCTCTCAATTCCAATAAAATGCAACTGGATCTAGTATGAACTGGCGCTCAGAACGTATATGGATAGAACTTATAACGGGGTCTCGAAAAACAAGTAATTTCTGCTGGGCCTGTATCCTTCTTTTAGGTTCACTAGGGTTCTTATTGGTTGGAACTTCTAGTTATCTTGGTAGGAATCTGATATCCTTATTCCCGTCTCAGGAAATCCTCTTTTTTCCACAAGGCATCGTTATGTCTTTCTATGGGATCGCGGGTCTGTTCATTAGCTCCTATTTATGGTGCACAATTTCGTGGAATGTAGGTAGTGGTTATGACCGATTTGATCGAAAAGAAGGAATAGTGTGTATTTTTCGTTGGGGATTTCCTGGAATAAATCGTCGTATCTTCCTTCGATTCCTTATGAGAGATGTCCAGTCGATTAGAATCGAAATTAAAGAGGGTCTTTTTCCTCGTCGTGTCCTTTATATGGAAATCAGAGGTCAGGGAGCCATTCCCTTGACTCGTACTGATGAGAATCTGACTCCACGAGAAATTGAACAAAAAGCGGCGGAATTGGCCTATTTCTTGCGCGTACCAATTGAAGTATTTTGAAATGAACTGCGAAGAATTAATGTTTTGTTAGCATGGGGGGAAGGAACAGAACTAAGGAATCTTCATTTTATAGAACTCATGCTTCATAGAAATTTTCGATCGGATAGAGTCGACGAAAGAGGTGGTTTCCTTAGTAATTTACATATTTAAAATGCCACAAAAGAAAACATTCACTACCCTCACATATCTTGCATCTATTTTATTTTTACCCTGGTGGGTTTCTCTCTCATTTAATAAAAATCTGGAATCCTGGGTTACAAATTGGTGGAATACTAGGCAACCCGAAATGTTTTTGAATGATATTAAAGAAAAGAATCTTCTAGAAAAATTCATAGAATTAGAAGAACTTTTCTTTTTGGACGAAATTATAAAGGAGTACCCGGAGACACATATACAAAAGCTCCGTATAGAAATCCACAAAGAAACGATACAATTGGTCAAGATGCACAATGAAGGTCATATTCATAGCATTTTGCACTTCTCGACAAATATAATCTGTTTCGCTATTCTAAGTGGTTATTCTATTCTAGGTAATGAAGAACTTCTCGTTCTTAATTCTTGGGTGAAAGAATTCCTCTATAACTTAAGTGACACAATAAAAGCTTTTTCTATTCTTTTATTAACTGATTTATGTATCGGATTCCATTCGCCTCATGGTTGGGAACTAATGATTGGCTCTATCTCCAAGGATTTTGGATTTTATCATAATGATCAAATTATATCTGGTCTTGTTTCCACTTTCCCAGTCATTCTAGATACACTTTTAAAATATTGGATTTTCCGTTATTTAAATCGCGTATCTCCGTCACTTGTAGTGATTTATCATTCAATGAATGACTAAAGACTGATTCACCGATATTAATCAAATCATAATTTTTTTACTTTGTTTGTGTATGTACAAACAAAGCATTCAAAATCTTACTCACCTTTTATATTTATACCCATCCCAGAGACTCTTCCTGTTTCCTGTATTCCATTCCAGTAAAATTATTCCATTACAATAGCAGAATCGTGGATAGGGAACTATACTAGTAACCTACCTAATTTATTGTAGAAATTCTCGGGATCAATGATTGGACCATGCAAAAAAGAAATATCTTTTCTCGGATAAAGGAGCAGATGGCTCGATCCATTTCTGTATCGATCATGCTATATGTAATAACTTGGTCATCTACTTCATATGCATATCCCATTTTTGCGCAGCAGGGTTATGAAAATCCACGAGAGGCGACTGGGCGTATTGTCTGCGCCAATTGTCATTTAGCTAATAAGCCTGTGGATATTGAGGTTCCACAAGCGATACTTCCTGATACTGTATTTGAAGCAGTTGTAAGAATCCCTTATGATATGCAACTGAAACAGGTTCTTGCTAATGGTAAAAAGGGGGCTTTGAATGTAGGGGCTGTTCTTATTTTGCCTGAGGGATTCGAATTAGCCCCCTCAGATCGTATTTCTCCCGAAATGAAAGAAAAGATGGGCAATCTTTCTTTTCAGAGTTATCGTCCCACAAAAAAAAATATTCTTGTGATAGGTCCTGTTCCAGGTCAGAAATATAGTGAAATCACCTTTCCTATTCTTTCCCCAGACCCCGCTATTAAAAAAGACGTTCACTTCTTAAAATATCCTATATATGTAGGCGGGAACAGAGGTAGGGGTCAGATTTATCCCGATGGGAGTAAGAGTAACAATACAGTCTATAATGCTACATCAGCAGGTATAGTAAGTAAAATTGTACGTAAAGAAAAAGGGGGATATGAAATAAGCATAGCAGATACGTCAGACGGTCACCAAGTGGTCGATATTATACCCCCAGGACCGGAACTTCTTGTGTCCGAAGGCGAATCTATCAAGCTTGATCAGCCACTAACAAGTAATCCCAACGTGGGTGGATTTGGTCAGGGAGACGCAGAAATAGTACTTCAAGATCCATCACGTGTCCAAGGCCTTTTGTTCTTCTTGGCATCTGTTATTCTGGCACAAATATTTTTGGTTTTGAAAAAGAAACAATTCGAGAAGGTTCAGTTGTCTGAAATGAATTTTTAGGTCCACGTATTTATTAACACACACATAAAGTTAATAAAAACCAAATTCTTGTTGATCGATGTAATTATGTATGGTTAAAAATAGTATTTAGTTTACTTGCTTTGCTGCTACTGTTTGTTTTTATACCAGATATTGGGAAGTATTTAACTTTTACTTTTCATGCTAGTAATAGACTAGTATTATATTGTGAAGAACGCGTTATTTGACGTGAATCCAGCTCCCTTTTTCAATCCAAATAGGAGTTGCGTTACTATCTTACTATTGTCAAATTTGAAATGCCACGAAATAAATGAAATAAAAAGTCTCCTATTCCATATAGAAAAAGGGAATCAAATTCGAATAGGAGTAGATAATCGACATAAGTGGTAGGAGAGGAGAATATAAAGCAAGGAATAAATGAAAGGAACAACCTATTTAGTATAGGAGGGATTCTTTATCTTTCTAATCTTCGACACAAGAAAAGGGTGAAAATTTCTTTTCTTGTGTCGAAAGAAAAATGATTCTTAATCCCCTTACGCCTAAAAAGTACTATTCCCTTTTTTCTAAGTTTATCGGAACCTCGCCGCTTTGGATTTATAAAAAGTAGTGGACAAGAAAAAGGGGGGGTGGAGTATGGAGTAGCTCGTTGAGTAACTCGAACTTCTTCAATGAACTTCTAAAAAAAAAAGAAAAACTTTGATGAGATAATAAAATAAATGGAGTAAGCTTCTATTAGTATAGAAATTCTTTGGATGATGTCTCATCTATAGGAATCCATATTATGTATGTCATTCAGAAAATAGATTCATTCCCGTTCTTTTTTCCTATTTCGGACGAATACATACTATGTAGGAACAGGTATTATGAATCCAATCAATAGAGTTAATTCTCCAAAAGCATCATCTTAAAAAAAGAGCGATTTGAAACATCGGAGCAATAAGGGCCTCTTTTCATTTATACGAATAGAATAGTATGTTTGTATTAACTGTAAACTTTTTTGTTATGAAATAAATAAAAATCTCGTTGGAAAAGTAAGAGCTCAACGGGACCTTACCCCTTTTGTTTTAGTTTTAATTCGAGGGGTAAGGTCCCGTTGAGCTCTTACTTTTTCCTGTCTACAACTCAGTTCATACTATATATTACAGGGATGAACCCAACCCGGAATATGAACCGTAAAAGAAAACACCTATTGAACCGATCACAGGAATACCGGCTACAGTACCTATCAACCAAAGAGGAATCCTTCCAGTAGTATCGGCCATTTACCCCACTTCCCTCCACATTTCATCAAGTGGTCATGCTAGAGACATAAACAGCCATGGATAATTTTGAGATGAGATCCTTCCGAGTGGGATATAGAGAATTCGCACTATTCTCTCTCTTTTTCTTAATTGAAGAAATAATTGGAAAATAAAACAGCAAGTACAAAAATGAGTAATAACCCCCAGTAAAGACTGGTACGATTCAATTCAACATTTTGTTCGTTCGGGTTTGATTGTGTCATAGCTCTATAATTCAATTCGGGTTAGGTTTATCGTTGGATGAACTGCATTGCTGATATTGACCCCAAAAAAGAAACGGTAGGTACAGCTAGTCCGTGAATAGCTAACCATCGCACTGTAAAAATTGGATAGGTTCGATCTATAGTCATTGGGGCCTCCTAAAAGGATCTACTAAATTCATCGAGTTGTGCCAAAGGATCAAAACGGCCAGTTATTAATGGAATTCCTTGTCGACTCTCTGTAAAATACTCGTTTGGCCGAGGGCTTCCAAACACATCGTAAGCTAAACCCGTGCTGACGAATAACCAACCCGCAATGAATAGGGAAGGTATAGTAATGCTATGAATGACCCAGTATCGAATACTGGTAATAATATCACCAAAAGCGCGTTCTCCCGTGCTTCCAGACATGCTGAGCTCCACATATTCTTGTACAGTCAAAGGGGATCGATTCCGTGAAAGATGGGATCAGTAAGTGGAAACCCACGGATCTTTAATCTTTGTTAGATCGTCAATAGTGTACCGAAGGCATCTTTAGAGTATACCGAATCAGTATAGCTACCCTTCTTCTGACACAGCAACGCAATTTCAATCAGTATCCAAAAGAAGTGTTACAGAAACTCTTTCTTCCTTTTTTGTTCCTTATATATAAGGATGTGCTATTCAACCGAAAATTTCTGTACTGTAGTAGTATAGGGTTCTTTTCATTACTAGCTTTGGGCTAGAAAATGAAGATCTGGGAAAGCTTGAGTCCGCCGGGTTGGGTTCTAATAATTAATGAAAGATGTTATCATATTCACACAATTCTATTAGATGCGAAATATAGAAACCTCTTTTCTTGGTTGTATAGAACGGGTTTTTCTTCGAATCCTTTCAGTTCAAGGAATGGATTAGTAGTACAATAATAGGAGTAGATAGTATTCGACCAAAGAAAAAAAGGAAGAATCAATCAATATTCGTGATACAACCATTGTCGTATTACAGCCAAAGGTTCTTTTCCTTCTTGACCTAGATACAAGAGAGGGATTCCCTAATATGGAAAGGCGGCATGTAGAACCTAAAAGGAAAAGATAATAGAATGACTAGTCTTAGAATTGAGTTGTCCCAAAATAAAGCTCTTATTTCGTCCAGCGATCGTGCGATACTTTTTTCTTAGCCTTAGCATTTGTGAGATATTATGTACAATTAAAGAGCCTACGACTTCATTTTATGAGGTGAAAGGTGTTGTGATAAGGTCCTTTGCTCCAAAAAGGAAACTTTATTATATACAATTTATAAAGAAATGATCAAAATGGAAAAGATTTTCTATTTGATTCCATAGTGATTCAAAAAGAGTTTACTTTATGAAATGAACGAAATTCCACTACAAAGTTTGTTCTTTTTACTTTACTCAATATTACTTTACTCAATAGTTGTTCAACGAATCTGTTGATTCAAAATAACGGAATCGGTAGATGTTATAGATGATGGATCACTAGATCAATCTTTTTTCTACTTCTGTCACCCTATCTTTGTTAGTGCCGTCTATAATGATTGATGAATAAAAAACTTTTAATTGGAGCAGATTTTGTCAGTTTATTTTTTTTATGTAATGTAAACTTAGGTAAATGTTTTATCACCATATGTATAAAAATAACGTATCTTATTTAGCTCCTTTATGCCTACTCTAACTAGTTATTTCGGTTTTCTACTGGCGGCTTCAACTATAACTCCCGCTCTTTTTATTGGTCTGAGCAAGATACGACTTATTTGAAATGAATTGAATGAACAATTCAGAAAAAAACTTTTTCTGTGATATTCTAGTTCTAGGTATTCTATAGTGACTTCCCGCGTCAATTGTCAATTCTTGATCATTCAGATTCATTTCTCGATTCGGATTTATATTTAAGAATAGATATTACCTCTCTTTTTCCCCTTTCAAACAAACCGAAATGATTGAAGTTTTACTATTTGGAATCGTGTTAGGTCTAATTCCTATTACTTTGGCTGGATTATTCGTAACTGCATATTTACAATACAGACGCGGTGATCAGTTGGACCTTTGATTAAGTAACATCTCGTTTTTGATTGACCTCCTCCTTTTTTAATTCACAGGAGGTCAAATTAAGGTTTCTGTTTAAGTTGGTGGAGTTATTTCATTGTAATTCGAGAACAGAATCACGCTCTGTAGGATTTGAACCTACGACATCGGGTTTTGGAGACCCACGTTCTACCGAACTGAACTAAGAGCGCCTTCTTATCACAATAGATAAGACCATAAAAAAGTATTATCTTTGTAGGCCCAATAAACTTTGCATGTCTATAGTATCATAATGTATGTACAATTATGATCGATCTCAATTACTGTCCGCGGGAAAAGTAATAGGTAGGGATGACAGGATTTGAACCCGTGACATTTTGTACCCAAAACAAACGCGCTACCAAGCTGCGCTACATCCCTTTCAATTGGTATACAGTGTCATTGTAGAGAATCCCTGTCTTGTTTTCCACATCATTATTTCCCCCTATAATAAAAAATTTCGCTTGCAATTTGTTCTTTTTGGTCTCATATAACATATAATAAAAGAATTATTTACATATGAAATCCGTCGGATAGAGAAATGAATATTTGTCGGTAATACTCAGGAAGAGGAGGGCGTCTTTTTCTGTTTTAAGGAAAGGGAAATCTTATCTACCGGGTCGTTGTATATATCCATTTTTGTTAGGGATTTCACGTACTAATACAAGTGATCCTTAACTACATATACATCTGATCATATATGTATTACAATAAAGAAGGAGAGTTTGCAATGCGAGATATAAAAACATATCTCTCTGTGGCACCTGTGCTAAGTACTCTATGGTTCGGGTCTTTAGCAGGGCTATTGATAGAGATTAATCATTTATTCCCAGATGCGTTGACATTCCCGTTTTTTTCATTCTAGTTCTAGTTATTGACATGGGAAGGGATGAAGAAGATTAGTGAGATAATAAATTATCTGTGACTAATCCTTCTTCCTCTCTTTGTTTTATTCTTTTTTCCCATTTTATTTTCAAAATATAGAAGGACAGAAAAGGAAAAAACAAAAGTGGATTCAATCTCAGTGAAACTTGGGTTAGACTCAAAGGGCCTAAGAAAATAGAAATAAATGGGATCTAGGGAAACTAAATAAATCATACAAGATATTTAAATGAAATACTGTATGTACTAGGATTCAAAATCATTGATAGTTAGAAATTGTTGTATTACTTATTCTTTATATTACTCTATTGATTACAACAAAATCTTTTGAAATTTGATTTCGGGTCGAAAATCGAAGAGTTGGGTAAATCCAAAATTCAAGGGAGGTTCATGGCAAAGGGTAAAGATGTTAGAGTAAGAGTTATTTTGGAATGTACCAGTTGTATACGAAACCGTGTTAATAAGGAATCGTCGGGCGTTTCCAGATATATTACTCAAAAGAATCGACACAATACGCCTAGTCGATTGGAATTGAGAAAATTTTGTCCCTATTGTTGCAAACATACAACTCATGGGGAGATAAAGAAATAGACCGAACCTGAGGTAGAGGGTGTGTGTGCTACCCTTCGAAGTAACAAGAATAAATTACATATAATATATAGAAACAAATCAAATCCTATTTCAGTCGGATCAAAAATGAATTCGAATTCAGAAATAGTATTTTCGGGATAAGGAATAAACAATGGAAAAATCCAAGCGACCTTTTCTTAAATCCAAGCGATCTTTTCGTAGGCGTTTGCCCCCAATTGGATCGGGGGATCGAATTGATTATAGAAACATGAGTTTAATTAGTCGATTTATTAGTGAACAAGGAAAAATATTATCTAGACGAGTGAATAGATTAACCTTGAAACAACAACGATTAATTACTATTGCTATAAAACAAGCCCGTATTTTATCTTCGTTACCTTTTCTTAATAATGAGAAACAATTTGAGAGAACCGAGTCGACTCCTAGAACTACCGGTCCTAGAACCAGAAATAAATAGGCCCATGCCTCAATTGAATAAAAATTCCAACCCGAACCCCAACTCTGGTTGGTATTTTGTTCAAAAATTATAGAATCTAGATTGTATTGTTATGTCATAAGAAAAAAAGAATTGGGGAAGAAAAAGAGAAAGTCCTTAATTATTATTATGGAAACGTATTAGTTTCTTTTTACTACTTTATTATATATAGTAATTTATACCCTACCCTCCCGGAGTTCATTCTCCGGGGAACTCCATTTAGATCATTCTGGTGGATTCCTTACAATCCCCTTATTTAATGATCTCGTTGGAAATCATGTAAAGACAATTCCTATTTGATATAGCTATTT contains:
- the petA gene encoding cytochrome f, encoding MQKRNIFSRIKEQMARSISVSIMLYVITWSSTSYAYPIFAQQGYENPREATGRIVCANCHLANKPVDIEVPQAILPDTVFEAVVRIPYDMQLKQVLANGKKGALNVGAVLILPEGFELAPSDRISPEMKEKMGNLSFQSYRPTKKNILVIGPVPGQKYSEITFPILSPDPAIKKDVHFLKYPIYVGGNRGRGQIYPDGSKSNNTVYNATSAGIVSKIVRKEKGGYEISIADTSDGHQVVDIIPPGPELLVSEGESIKLDQPLTSNPNVGGFGQGDAEIVLQDPSRVQGLLFFLASVILAQIFLVLKKKQFEKVQLSEMNF
- the cemA gene encoding envelope membrane protein yields the protein MPQKKTFTTLTYLASILFLPWWVSLSFNKNLESWVTNWWNTRQPEMFLNDIKEKNLLEKFIELEELFFLDEIIKEYPETHIQKLRIEIHKETIQLVKMHNEGHIHSILHFSTNIICFAILSGYSILGNEELLVLNSWVKEFLYNLSDTIKAFSILLLTDLCIGFHSPHGWELMIGSISKDFGFYHNDQIISGLVSTFPVILDTLLKYWIFRYLNRVSPSLVVIYHSMND
- the psbF gene encoding photosystem II protein VI; the protein is MTIDRTYPIFTVRWLAIHGLAVPTVSFLGSISAMQFIQR
- the rps18 gene encoding ribosomal protein S18 → MEKSKRPFLKSKRSFRRRLPPIGSGDRIDYRNMSLISRFISEQGKILSRRVNRLTLKQQRLITIAIKQARILSSLPFLNNEKQFERTESTPRTTGPRTRNK
- the rpl33 gene encoding ribosomal protein L33; protein product: MAKGKDVRVRVILECTSCIRNRVNKESSGVSRYITQKNRHNTPSRLELRKFCPYCCKHTTHGEIKK
- the ycf4 gene encoding photosystem I assembly protein Ycf4; this translates as MNWRSERIWIELITGSRKTSNFCWACILLLGSLGFLLVGTSSYLGRNLISLFPSQEILFFPQGIVMSFYGIAGLFISSYLWCTISWNVGSGYDRFDRKEGIVCIFRWGFPGINRRIFLRFLMRDVQSIRIEIKEGLFPRRVLYMEIRGQGAIPLTRTDENLTPREIEQKAAELAYFLRVPIEVF
- the psbJ gene encoding photosystem II protein J; this encodes MADTTGRIPLWLIGTVAGIPVIGSIGVFFYGSYSGLGSSL
- the psbL gene encoding photosystem II protein L is translated as MTQSNPNEQNVELNRTSLYWGLLLIFVLAVLFSNYFFN
- the psbE gene encoding photosystem II protein V, which produces MSGSTGERAFGDIITSIRYWVIHSITIPSLFIAGWLFVSTGLAYDVFGSPRPNEYFTESRQGIPLITGRFDPLAQLDEFSRSF
- the petG gene encoding cytochrome b6/f complex subunit V, which gives rise to MIEVLLFGIVLGLIPITLAGLFVTAYLQYRRGDQLDL
- the psaI gene encoding photosystem I subunit VIII encodes the protein MTTFDLPSIFVPLVGLVFPAIAMASLFLHVQKNKIV
- the psaJ gene encoding photosystem I subunit IX, producing MRDIKTYLSVAPVLSTLWFGSLAGLLIEINHLFPDALTFPFFSF
- the accD gene encoding acetyl-CoA carboxylase beta subunit, with the translated sequence MEKRWFHSMLFNEELKHRSGLSKSMDSLGPIENTCGSEDPVIYDRDKNIDSGDDSDNSSANNMDTFFDVRDIRSLISDDIFLVRDRNGNSYSIYFNIENFIFEIDNDRSFMNELESSFYSYLNNGSQSDNHYYDRYMYDTQYSWNNHIFNCIDSYLRSEISIDNYISGDSYNYSDSYMYSYICNESVNSSDNESSSIRISTNRSDFNMRRRYNDLDINKKYRHLWVQCESCYGLNYKKFFKSKLNVCEQCGYHLKMSSSDRIELSVDPGTWDPMNEDMVSMDPIEFHSEEEPYKDRIDSYQRKTGLTEAIQTGIGQLNGIPIAIGVMDFQFMGGSMGSVVGEKITRLIEHATRKALPLIIVCASGGARMQEGSLSLMQMAKISSASYNYQSNKKLFYVSILTSPTTGGVTASFGMLGDIIIAEPNAYIAFAGKRVIEQTLNKTVPDGSQAAEYLFHKGLLDSIVPRNPLKSVLGELFQLHGFFPLNQNSIK
- the petL gene encoding cytochrome b6/f complex subunit VI, with the translated sequence MPTLTSYFGFLLAASTITPALFIGLSKIRLI